TAGAGATGgcaaagttaaaaagaaaaggagtacttgtggcaccttagagactaacaaatttattagagcataagctttcgtgagctacagcttttccaccaaatgcatccgatgaagtgagctgtagctcacgaaagcttatgctctaataaatttattagtctctaaggtaccacaagtactccttttctttttgcgaatacagactaacacggctgctactctgaaaaagaaaGTTAAGTCTCTCTCTAGCCAGAGAATCCAGGGCCACAAGTATAACAATAGATTTCTGATCCCACACAAATTGCATGTGAAAGTCATGGAcagtatgcaaaaaaaaaaaaaagtctctcaaaGTTTGGAAATCACTCCAGTTACAGATGAAGAAATTCTGTAAACtaaagaggtttttaaaatagtACATAGAGGTCTtcaatttataaaagaaaaagaaaaaaaaatctattttaaaatgttttgcacttGCCTTATGTAGAGATTACATATGTTTAAATAACTGTATGTTTCATACAAGCACTTTTACAGTAATAAAAACCTAATTCAAATTACATAATGAAAACAATTCCTGCACAATAAGATTCCTTTATAAAgtacattttttgttattttagttTTCAAGTATTCCACATTCCAATGCATCAGTTAGTGGTGTGCACAGTCACTTTCAGGGTCACTGCTGCATtattcttccctcccccagttcCTTTTGGTCGTCTGTGACGACTCGTTTTCAGCATGCAGGAAAACCTCTGCTTTACTGGATTGCTGGATTTAGAAAGGCCACTTAGTTCTACCCAAACTGAAATCACAAGCAGCAAAGATCCCAGCTCCTGCTATTTACTGAGTCAGTCAGAGTCATCGTCACAACCACCATCACTGCCTTCAAGATCGTTGCTCTGCAAAGTAGAATGAAAAAAGAATGGTTTTGTCATCAGCTTATTATAGACCCAAATCAAAAGACTGGATCGAAACTGCTCCAAAAGTCTAGGGAAAGgtgaatctggatccaaatttcatGACTTGGACCCACCTCTAGTTACTGCATTTGAAATTATAGGGAGTCGGGGGGGAGAAATACTGTCTTTTACTTCTTATGACACATAGTTAAATGGAAGAATCCAGTTCCATATAGCTCCATGGAAGCAATAACTTACAGGGATGCTGTCAGGTCAATTTAGATGCCAAATAATAATGACAGAATTGTTATTCCTGTTAGCACAGCAGAGCCAATACATCTTAAGATGAGAAGCAGGATTTTATTCTCTCATACCTCATTAATAGAAttgtttactaaattctaagCAATTGCTGAAGGACTCTGTTCAGTTAAGTGTGAAACTGAATGACGACAATTTGCAGcacactgaaaactgaaaacGCAGGGAGAGCGtataaaacttaatttaaaaacacaatgaaCTACACACGGCTCCTGTACCAAGTGTATTCTTCCTTTTCATATTTAAGTCAACCAAAACCTCCACATTTCTTGAAGCCATCACAAAACTGAGAATTTCCCCAAAGCACTCCAGAATCTACAGACCTCACTGCAAATTTTAGGTCCAAATTGTCATAGAAATAGGGCCTTGTGTACAAGTGccgaaaattttttttaaaaatgttttctgttgtACAGCAACaatcttttttccaccaaatgcatccgatgaagtgagctgtagctcacgaaagcttatgctctaataaatttgttagtctctaaggtgccacaagtactccttttcttttagcaacaaTCTAAGGGGCTATTAGTAACACATATAAGGAAACTGGTTTAAAGTTTGAATTCTACACTGACATTATCCCTTTAAAGAACGAGCTAACGTGACTGAATAAAGTCAGGGGTTCTACAGTGTTTTCTTAGCACAAATATTCAGAGTGCAGTTATAATAAAGAAAAGCATTGTCAGCAATGATCATGATATGGCTTAGGGTGATGGATTTCCAACTGTTGATTTAAAACCAAATGCAAACAGCTGTATGTAGCTTTGAAAAGGAAATGGCCTTTTctattataaaacaaaaagagcGTAAATTTATCCAACTACAAAACAACCAGCACAACATGCTGCAGTGTAAATAGGCTAAAAAACTTGTATTAAGGAATCTGTCACAAAACTCCTTATTTATCTGTTCCCAGCCAGCCCGTGACAACTGCGAAtctaatgtatttgtttattggTAACAAGCACAAATGGCTTCTGCTAGCCCAGCAGCTCAGTGCTTCTTTAACATGTCATCAGTGAGCCTTTattatatcatcatcatcaaacagCACTGGAGGCTGGAGAGAATTCTTTGTACCTTTCTGAGTCACATTAAACCCAATTAAGGTGGCATGTGGTATGAGCATTTTACATCCAGTGACAACAGTGTTTCCATGCAgtgtatttgtggcaccttagagactaacaaatttatttgagcataagctttcgtgagctacagcgagctacagcgagtgagctgtagctcacgaaagcttatgctcaaataaatttgttagtctctaaggtgccacaagtactctttttctttttgcgaatacagactaacacggctgctactctgaaacctgtcatgtatcTACATCAGCACCACCGCAGCAAAACAATTGTCAGGGTTATTTTTGTACTTCTGGTAAATCTCTAGTTGTCCTTATTCATGCAATTAATCCAGGCTGTCAATTTTAATTTCAATGTTAGAATTTTGTTTCATGCCAAAACAAATCATAAAATGTTAGCGGTGGAAGAGACCTAGTCCGACCTTtgtcagtgcaggattgttcccaacATAGCAAGACCCTAATTTAAAGAACTCCTGTTAACTAAAGATTATTCAATCACCACTCCAAGTTTTCAGATGTGCAGAaagaaattcattaaaaaaaaattaggattcCATTGAGTTGTTTTTCTAGTACTGTCTCCAGCTTAGTTTTAACAGGTCCCAAGCAAACAATGTTTCCACAagtcccttgggagactatttcaCAGCCCAACACATCTCTCAGGAAGATTTGAATTTCAGTCTACAAATTCCCCTTCTTAATACTATATCCCATGTCTCCTCGTTATACCTATTCAAATCAATAGCAGCTTCATCTTATAACTTCCTATTAAGCTCCGTGGGAGTTTTGGCTCCTGGTGGGTTTGCAGGATTGCGTGCAGAGTAATTAAACTTACTTTCCTCTGAGTTTAAGCTTCTTTGCAAGTGAACAGAcccttaaacaaaacagaaaattagATAAAGGATAAGAGAGTTCTCCATGCAAACTGGTATTTAAAGGGACCCTACCAATTTGAAATCTAGTCTCTCTTGAGTTCAAGGTAGTTACAGATAGTAACATCTGCCCCTAGCTCCCAACCCAGATTTATATCATTTAGCAATCACATCTTCCTGTGCTTTAAtatatttcttcctttttccaCTTGCCATGTgcaaaactaacaaaaaacagTGAAAGGGACTATCTGCAAAATGCTgtcatatatatatgtatttctcGATATCTGGATAGGATTATTTTAATCTAGTCTCTTTAAATGATAGTTATGTTAGGTGGTGTAGTGACAGCAGGTAAAAGTGTTCAGGAagaagagcaattttttttttttttaaattgacagtaTCCCTCTAAAAAGATAATAGTTTCAACCATTACCTTTGAGTTTCTGTCATTGACTTGTACCCCTGAAGAAGTAGCACTGAAGTCATGGATGGAGAGCGTGCTCAGCCAGTTCACCATGGATTGCTCCTCCCTTTCAGTGTTGATAATAGTGGGATAGATATGTTGCTCTTTGAAAACAGcgatcttctcctcctcctctgtccatTCCAGTGGCTCATGTAAACCATCATTTCCAAAGCGTCTATTGTACTTTTCAAAGTGCACCTTTTCCAAGACCAGCCCAAGCCCTGGAGCTTTGGGGACATCCACCttttcctctccccagctgcgCTCCATGATGGACTCCAGTGCATAGCCTTTCACTACAGCTATCACCAAACCAATCATCTTCCTTATTTGGTGCATCATAAAACTCTGTCCTTTCACCTTTATCACAGCAAATTCCATGCCCTCCTTCACAAAGGGCTCTTCGCAATATATCTCCATGATGTACCGTTTGGCACTGGGGTCTTTGGGTCCCTTCTGAGAAGTGAAGTTGTGGAAGTTATGGGTCCCTTTGTAGCAAGCAAGAAGCTTGTTGACTTTCTCAAGAGTCTCTTTGTTCAGACGGTAAGTTTTGTCTTGGATATCACGGTCTTTATGGGCAAAGGCAAATGTTGGTAGCATGTAGAAGTAGGTTCTGGCATCACACTTGTTCTTGGAGCTGAATCCCCCGGTTACTCTTTTCagtcctcattttaaaaatgacattttgttaaCAAAACTTTTGAATCAGCCAATTTAAGCCACATTACAATCCCCACCCACTAAGAAGAACCTATATAAAATAGAaggtgggagaggcaggggggagaacaaaaaaaacccttttcacaTTGAAATATTTgagcggggagggggaaaatctGAATGGTATAGCAAAAAGCTCCATGATAAAGAATTCCTCTTTAAACTAAAATCAGTGTTTGTACACACTGCTGGGATACCcactttttcattattcttaccCAGAATTCTGATATGAGAAGGAAGACAGTTATTGATCTTTTCTAAAACGTCATCTATCAGCCAGATCTTCAGTGACACAATCTGTCCAGCGGCAGACACGCcctatgaaaacaaaaacaacgagAACACACATTGGTAGTTGTGCCACAGTGAAAGATCTGTATGagaacaaaaatttaaaatggatagTCTGTTTACATTCTCGGttcatttttttgctgttattgGTCATTGCAAACTGAAGTGAAGAACCGTAAAGTCAGAACCACACAGAAAGGCACACAAGTAAATTCAGCACCACTGCAAACCTAAGATGCATGGTatttttccccacttgtaaaactGAGATATCAAAGAATAAGAGTTTAAAGGATTTTCCCTGAGTCACATAGAAGCCAACTGTACCAAAGCCATGAATAGAACCCGATCTCCCAACTGAGTGCTTCAGCCACAAAATCATCTGTCCACTCATGGGTTAGTAGGGTAGTTTGGTTAGTGTGGAGGAAGGGATAAGGTTGAAAATATATTATACTATCACTCTGTGCTGTGGTATTTCACTGTATTTGAGTCATACAAAACCAAACACATACTATATGCAAGTCTGTACATCATGGTAGCATCTATGAATCTCAGTTAAGAATTAGGGCCCCCTGTGTGCTAGACACCACATAGTCAAAGAACAAAAACAGTTCCCAACCCAAAAAATTCCTAATATATCAAACAGGATGGAACAAACAGGGCAGAAGTGGGTTGGGAGGAAGAAGTAACAAATAGATGAACACAGTTAAAGTAGAAAAGCAGAGGTCACAACTGAGACGATAAAGTAGCACCTTTACAAATTTAACAGATATCTAGTCACTACCCTGGTATATATTAACTAGTATTTATTTATACTTTAATTTAGTAGATGAGGGTTCATGCTACAAATATTTTATCTTTAGTATAATTATACATTCACTATACATTCATTATCAAATGAAATGAGAACCCCACATTATAAAagtgacatccgatgaagtgagctgtagctcacgaaagcttatgcgcaaataaatttgttagtctctaaggtgccacaagttctccttttctttttgcagactaacacggctgctactctgaaacctatttctcaTCTGTGATCCAAAATGCACATGATCAGAGACAGTCACAACAATCTCAGTGCTACTAGCTTCTGTTAGAGCACGAAAGAAAGAGCTTCAACACCTTGTCTGTTCGCGCACACCTCTGAAAGGACATTTTTTTCATATCATCACCGTGGTTTTCTGGGATGCACCCTGACCGAACGAGGGCAGATACTAAGTCATCCTCGATCGTCTTGAACTGCGAGGACCCCACGTTTCGCTGAAGAGAAAGATAAAATAGAGGAAGAAAACTACAATTAATACTTTCTTTGAAGATCCATCATTACCCAGAACCCAATAACCACTGGACTCCCAATGAATTTTCAAAGTTCTCTCTTCACAAAACAAACAGCGCTGCCCCTCTCTAGCAAACCCTACCAATTATATTTTACCTGGAGTTATGAATGAGACAGATacattttcagtatttcttttaCTATTGTAGCTAGTAACAGATAGAAGTGATTTCAGATGTTTCCTCAACCTCTGCCCAACCCATGAGTAACTGGATTTGTATGGAGATTACAAGTGACCAACCTGTGGGTCTGCAACACGAGACCAAAGGAGATGTTATTCCAGTACAGCCACTGTCACTCCAAAGCCAGCACACTGGGAATTCTGAGTCACCACATTCATAAATTAGATTTATACATTCTTAGATTGTATAAATCTAAGGGCTCACAACTTTGCTGCTACTATTGCATTGGAAAAGTCACTTTCTGCACAGCGTGGTTAAGAGAGCAGCCATGTATCTGTGGGCTTGTCTATCCTGGAGACACTTTGTAgcagttgaagtgagctgtagctcacgaaagcttatgctcaaataaatttgttagtctctaaggtgccacaagtcctccttttcttttttgcgaatacagactaacacagctgctactctgaaacctgtagcagtTTTGTTATAATACTGCTACACCAACACAAACCCACCCCCACTATGTAATttagctgcagcagggcagttTAGCCTGTTTCcaaactgaaataagccactcCAGTGCAGCACATCAAAACCATGGGGCTGCATTAGGGCAAGTATCCCCATTATAGACAGGTTCTAAAAATGCAACAGAAAGAGGCAGAAGTGTAATCTGCATGTTTTGGGGTCATGTGCTGTGTTTCAATGATACACTGAATACCCATCTACACTACAGGACACATTCCGGGAGAATGTAATGCTTATGCCCATTTTTGCTTGTACATGTctaaacataagaacatacaaatggccatactgggtcagaccaaaggtccatctagcccacagatgctggtatcctgtcttcggacagtggcCAAACACATTTTAGAAGTGAAATGAGCAGGGCGGGGAAAATCCAAGAGCCAGTGAAACAGCCACAACTGCGGAGCCTCAACCAGAGAGCTCAATGGAAAGGTAGCAGGGATGTTATAAGATAGCTTTAGGATCATTAATTGAACTGGTGGAGCCGCACACAGCAGGCTTATCTACAGCAAGGTTTTTCTGAAAAATCTCCCATCGTTGCTACAACTCCAGTACAGTTCTATTAGGATCTGCATTGGTGGGAAAGCTGGTGTGGACCGGCTGCTAGCATAACATAAACTATGTTCTCTGAATGACACTAACACATCTGAATCTAAGGTTAAGCGAGGTGCGTCCCAGCCTCCTGGATTTTTGGAGCCTACAGCTGCTCGTCCTTCTTGGCtaccacctccctcccctcattTCAGACACAGCACTACTTTGGACATGTTGATGGAGACAGACATGCGCCCCAAACGCAAGAGGCTGAATAGCATTTATTGCCTAACCACATACTTGCATCCCATGGTAGCCTTTCCCAGAATATGCCATCAACAGAACAATCTTCCTTTTGGGAAATTTTTTATTCTGATCCTCCACATCCTTTTGGCTTCTCTTGAACCTTTTGTCTTGGTGTCCATTTTCCTCTTGGTTTTCTGTCTCCTCACTGCTGCTCTTAAATCTTTTTGCCTGACTGGCAGCCGTTGCTCTCATATCCCCAGCCATTGCAAACCACTGAAAGTGACAGAGCAGGAAGCAGGCTTCAGCAAGTAGTGGAACAACAAAATGGCATCTCCatcagtggaaaaaacaaagagcGAATGGCTCAAACCCAGCACTTGGGCCGCAGTTTAGTATTTTTGGTTGTGAATTGGAGAAACTGTGGGGAAAGTAATTTAAGAACATTTccacttaggctgtgtctacactattgAAACTACACTGACGTAGCTACCTCAGCACAGATTTAAGCCTACTCccatggaagggatttttccatcagtgtaggacCATCACCtccacacccctctcccccagctaaACTACGGTAGctagtattttttcacaccccggatcaacgtagctatgtcaacctaactttgcagtgtagaccaagcctgtgCCAGTATTTTGCAATTTGGTCACATTCTCACCCTTTCTTGTCCAACATAGGTCCAAACAGGGTTGCACAGCTGTTGGTGCACAGCTGTTCCTTGAACAAGGTGCCCAATGTGCTCCCCCTCTTTATAAATGAACTAACAATAATTCCTAGCTCTTTAATAGTGCTTTTCCTACGATCACAAAGCGCTTTACAAGCAtctttagccccattttacatatcAGGAAACTAAGATGtatgggaagtgacttgcccaaggtcacccaacaagCCACTGACAGGgctaggaatggaacccagctTTCTCCTGGATCCCCCACTATTGTCAttctccactaggccacactctcATATGAAGTTTCAGTCAGCCGGGTGGCCAGAGGGAGCTACGAAGCCGGCGCTCTGGgcggaggcagcacacagagctgcctggccatgcctccgcctaggagctgagcTAGGGGGATGTCCCCACTTCCGGGGAggcgcagagccaggtagggaaactgccggccccaccacacacacgcccagcaccagcagggtcctGGGCCCCACGGCACTGCCAgcgcccctccccagcacccttGGCACCCCCAggccgccccttccccacaagATTTAGTCTGGGACATATAGTAGAAATCATGGAGAGGTCACgggctatgaatttttgtttactgcctatgACTTGTCCataaattttactaaaaatacccatgactaaaacgcaGGCTTAGTGATGGCATATGCCACAGCATACATTATCTCACACAGAATGCTTGAGAACGGCCACCTTGAGAGAGCAAGGCAGGGAAGTGCATAAgagacacagaatcatagaagtgtaggactggttAGATGACAAGAAGTCacctaatccagtcccctgcactcaaggcaggactacctAACAACTTgaccattcctggcaggtgtttgtctaacctgttcttacaaACCTCCAATGAGATGCTGCTgcaaactccctaggcaatttgtgcCAGTGCTGCACtaccctgacaggtttcagagtagcagccgtgttagtctgtattcgcaaaaagaaaaggaggacttgtggcaccttagaaactaaccaatttatttgagcataagctttcgtgaactacagctcacttcatcggatgtattacgatgaagcgagctgtagctcacgaaagcttatgctcaaataaattggttagtctctaaggtgccacaagtcctccttttctttttgcgactaccctgacagttagaaactTTTTCCTTAATGTGcaacctaaaccgccctggctgcaatttaagcccaccgCATCTTATCCTAGCCTCCGAAACTAACAAGAACCATTTCTCACCCTCCTCCTTGGAGCACTTTACgtacttgaaagctgttatcGTAGAATctcagggtcggaagggacctcaggaggtcatctagtccccccccccccgatcttcTCCTCTCCACACTAACCAAGCCTCGCTTTTTCACTcctccctcataggtcacgtaTCCTAGACCTTTACTCGTTTGTGCTGCGctcctctgggctttctccaatttctccccCTTTTTCCTGACATCTGGCGCCCAGGACGGGTCACCCCAGCCCAGCTGAGGCGCTGGACCCCCGCGAGGACCTAGCCCTGAAAGGAAGGAAGCTGCACGATCAGGATCAGacactttccccctccctgcgCCCATCTTCCAGCCTGCGAGCCCAGCCGCGCCCGGGGCCCGGGTACATACGCCGGGCGCGCTCTTCggccccccgccgccgcccgctCTCGCCGAGAGGCCCCGGGCCACCGCCCCGAGAAGTCGCCACCGCCCCGGCatggccccccccagccccggccaGGGCGGCGCGAGCTGCACTTACGCGGCTCCCGCAGGGCTGGGGCTCGGCGGCCGGCACCACGTGGGCACAGGAACCGCCCCGCGCCCCGAGGCCGGGATCCCCTACGGGCGCCGGCTCGGGacactcttcccttcccttcgCGGCGCGCGGCCCTCgcgctgggaggggctgcaggaggagcgGGGGGGCGAGCGCcaggcgggccgggccgggccggccaGCGCGTGCTGCTGGGGGGCGGCGCGCGCCCGCTCAGCCCCCGCAGGGGACCGGGCAGCCTGCAGGACGGAGCCCCGCCCGGATCCGCGCTCCCCTGGCGCTGCGCACTGCTGGGACCCCTTAGCGCCGGCcccaggcagccaggagcccgCTGGGTTCCGGCTtccccagcagcg
This window of the Dermochelys coriacea isolate rDerCor1 chromosome 15, rDerCor1.pri.v4, whole genome shotgun sequence genome carries:
- the PUS1 gene encoding tRNA pseudouridine synthase A isoform X5, with product MAGDMRATAASQAKRFKSSSEETENQEENGHQDKRFKRSQKDVEDQNKKFPKRKIVLLMAYSGKGYHGMQRNVGSSQFKTIEDDLVSALVRSGCIPENHGDDMKKMSFQRCARTDKGVSAAGQIVSLKIWLIDDVLEKINNCLPSHIRILGLKRVTGGFSSKNKCDARTYFYMLPTFAFAHKDRDIQDKTYRLNKETLEKVNKLLACYKGTHNFHNFTSQKGPKDPSAKRYIMEIYCEEPFVKEGMEFAVIKVKGQSFMMHQIRKMIGLVIAVVKGYALESIMERSWGEEKVDVPKAPGLGLVLEKVHFEKYNRRFGNDGLHEPLEWTEEEEKIAVFKEQHIYPTIINTEREEQSMVNWLSTLSIHDFSATSSGVQVNDRNSKSNDLEGSDGGCDDDSD
- the PUS1 gene encoding tRNA pseudouridine synthase A isoform X1 — encoded protein: MGAGRGKVSDPDRAASFLSGLGPRGGPAPQLGWGDPSWAPDVRKKGEKLEKAQRSAAQTSKGLGYVTYEGGVKKRGLWFAMAGDMRATAASQAKRFKSSSEETENQEENGHQDKRFKRSQKDVEDQNKKFPKRKIVLLMAYSGKGYHGMQRNVGSSQFKTIEDDLVSALVRSGCIPENHGDDMKKMSFQRCARTDKGVSAAGQIVSLKIWLIDDVLEKINNCLPSHIRILGLKRVTGGFSSKNKCDARTYFYMLPTFAFAHKDRDIQDKTYRLNKETLEKVNKLLACYKGTHNFHNFTSQKGPKDPSAKRYIMEIYCEEPFVKEGMEFAVIKVKGQSFMMHQIRKMIGLVIAVVKGYALESIMERSWGEEKVDVPKAPGLGLVLEKVHFEKYNRRFGNDGLHEPLEWTEEEEKIAVFKEQHIYPTIINTEREEQSMVNWLSTLSIHDFSATSSGVQVNDRNSKSNDLEGSDGGCDDDSD
- the PUS1 gene encoding tRNA pseudouridine synthase A isoform X3, which produces MNQGCRSNEEWFAMAGDMRATAASQAKRFKSSSEETENQEENGHQDKRFKRSQKDVEDQNKKFPKRKIVLLMAYSGKGYHGMQRNVGSSQFKTIEDDLVSALVRSGCIPENHGDDMKKMSFQRCARTDKGVSAAGQIVSLKIWLIDDVLEKINNCLPSHIRILGLKRVTGGFSSKNKCDARTYFYMLPTFAFAHKDRDIQDKTYRLNKETLEKVNKLLACYKGTHNFHNFTSQKGPKDPSAKRYIMEIYCEEPFVKEGMEFAVIKVKGQSFMMHQIRKMIGLVIAVVKGYALESIMERSWGEEKVDVPKAPGLGLVLEKVHFEKYNRRFGNDGLHEPLEWTEEEEKIAVFKEQHIYPTIINTEREEQSMVNWLSTLSIHDFSATSSGVQVNDRNSKSNDLEGSDGGCDDDSD
- the PUS1 gene encoding tRNA pseudouridine synthase A isoform X4; protein product: MEDFQCAKWFAMAGDMRATAASQAKRFKSSSEETENQEENGHQDKRFKRSQKDVEDQNKKFPKRKIVLLMAYSGKGYHGMQRNVGSSQFKTIEDDLVSALVRSGCIPENHGDDMKKMSFQRCARTDKGVSAAGQIVSLKIWLIDDVLEKINNCLPSHIRILGLKRVTGGFSSKNKCDARTYFYMLPTFAFAHKDRDIQDKTYRLNKETLEKVNKLLACYKGTHNFHNFTSQKGPKDPSAKRYIMEIYCEEPFVKEGMEFAVIKVKGQSFMMHQIRKMIGLVIAVVKGYALESIMERSWGEEKVDVPKAPGLGLVLEKVHFEKYNRRFGNDGLHEPLEWTEEEEKIAVFKEQHIYPTIINTEREEQSMVNWLSTLSIHDFSATSSGVQVNDRNSKSNDLEGSDGGCDDDSD
- the PUS1 gene encoding tRNA pseudouridine synthase A isoform X2, which encodes MPGRWRLLGAVARGLSARAGGGGGPKSAPGWFAMAGDMRATAASQAKRFKSSSEETENQEENGHQDKRFKRSQKDVEDQNKKFPKRKIVLLMAYSGKGYHGMQRNVGSSQFKTIEDDLVSALVRSGCIPENHGDDMKKMSFQRCARTDKGVSAAGQIVSLKIWLIDDVLEKINNCLPSHIRILGLKRVTGGFSSKNKCDARTYFYMLPTFAFAHKDRDIQDKTYRLNKETLEKVNKLLACYKGTHNFHNFTSQKGPKDPSAKRYIMEIYCEEPFVKEGMEFAVIKVKGQSFMMHQIRKMIGLVIAVVKGYALESIMERSWGEEKVDVPKAPGLGLVLEKVHFEKYNRRFGNDGLHEPLEWTEEEEKIAVFKEQHIYPTIINTEREEQSMVNWLSTLSIHDFSATSSGVQVNDRNSKSNDLEGSDGGCDDDSD